Genomic segment of Parageobacillus genomosp. 1:
TGCAATTACTTTGCCCACGATGCCACCTACCTCTAATTCGTACTCATATTGTCTATTTTATCATGAAACAAGTAAAATGAACTTGTTTTCTGTTTGCCATCGAAAGAAAAAACCCCATCAAAAGCAGCTTGATGAGGCAAGACATCCTTGCGTCTATTACTTTTTCGGAATGCGAATCGTAATTTGATAATAATCGTCAAACTCTTCCTCCTCCGAATCAACCGCCACACCGCTGTTTGCCACCATCGTGAGCGACTGTCGGATCGTGTTGACAGCAATACGCATATCCCTGCTGAACGCTTTCCGCTTCGGCTTTGGTTTGCGATTGGCCGATTCTAGCATTTTCAGCACCCGATCTTCTGTTTGTTTGACATTTAATTGTTTATCAATAATTTCTTGCAGCAATTTTAATTGCTTTTCTTTATCTTTTAGGACGATTAAAGCACGGGCATGGCGTTCGGTAATCGTGCGGTGCAATAATGCTTCCTGCACCTCTTGCGGCAGTTTTAATAGACGCAGTTTGTTGGCAATCGTCGATTGCCCCTTTCCAAGCCGCTGCGCCAGCGCTTCCTGTGTTAAATCGTGCAGCTCGAGCAGCTTCGCATACGCCATTGCTTCTTCAATCGGTGTCAGCTCTTCTCGCTGCAAATTTTCAATTAATGCAACTGAAGCGGTTTCTTTGTCATTTAAATTTTTCACAATCGCCGGAATTTCCGCCCATCCGAGCGTTTGGAC
This window contains:
- the noc gene encoding nucleoid occlusion protein — protein: MKHPFSRFFSFGEKEQEELIERQEKDEVRKIPVAKIIPNRFQPRTIFDEEKIKELALTIRTHGIIQPIVVRECEDGKFEIIAGERRWRAVQTLGWAEIPAIVKNLNDKETASVALIENLQREELTPIEEAMAYAKLLELHDLTQEALAQRLGKGQSTIANKLRLLKLPQEVQEALLHRTITERHARALIVLKDKEKQLKLLQEIIDKQLNVKQTEDRVLKMLESANRKPKPKRKAFSRDMRIAVNTIRQSLTMVANSGVAVDSEEEEFDDYYQITIRIPKK